A window of Cryptomeria japonica chromosome 3, Sugi_1.0, whole genome shotgun sequence contains these coding sequences:
- the LOC131874560 gene encoding 1-aminocyclopropane-1-carboxylate oxidase-like isoform X2: MKKLNGEDRNIAMVEIDRACQQWGFFQLLNHGIPHSLLDKVQEIFKEYYKNSMDAQFQKSASVQMLNKALSEQDCSKIEADWEAGFFLQHSSHQPAIAAPALPADLKLIMDEFAEEMSRLADRMLGIMDENLGLEKGYLKKALSGKDSPFFGTKMCHYPPCPRPDIIDGLRSHTDAGGIILLLQDDKVDGLQVLKDGTWFDVQPMSHAIVIDIGDQLEVITNGKYKSMWHRVLAKTDGNRMSVASFYNPSSSAKVYPAPSLVTDIPNAENYPEFISADYMRIYGEQKFLAKEPRIEAMRAILPAY, encoded by the exons ATGAAGAAGTTGAATGGAGAAGATAGAAATATTGCCATGGTTGAGATTGACCGTGCGTGCCAACAGTGGGGATTTTTTCAG CTTCTGAACCATGGTATTCCACACAGTCTTTTAGATAAAGTGCAGGAAATTTTCAAGGAATATTACAAGAACTCCATGGATGCCCAGTTTCAAAAATCTGCTTCTGTCCAGATGCTGAATAAAGCTTTGTCTGAACAAGATTGCAGTAAAATAGAGGCTGACTGGGAAGCAGGATTCTTTCTCCAGCATTCCTCACATCAACCTGCTATTGCTGCTCCTGCTTTGCCTGCTGACTTGAA GTTAATCATGGATGAATTTGCAGAAGAAATGAGTAGATTGGCAGATAGAATGTTAGGCATAATGGATGAGAATCTGGGACTTGAGAAAGGCTATCTGAAAAAAGCTTTATCAGGAAAAGATAGCCCTTTCTTTGGCACAAAAATGTGTCACTACCCTCCATGCCCAAGGCCAGACATCATAGATGGCCTCCGATCTCACACAGATGCTGGTGGAATCATTTTGCTATTACAAGATGATAAAGTAGATGGTCTTCAAGTTCTCAAGGATGGAACCTGGTTTGATGTCCAACCAATGAGCCATGCAATTGTTATTGACATTGGAGATCAGTTGGAA GTTATTACAAATGGGAAATACAAAAGCATGTGGCATCGAGTACTTGCTAAAACAGATGGAAACAGAATGTCAGTGGCATCATTTTATaacccttcaagctctgcaaaagTATATCCAGCTCCTAGCCTCGTTACAGATATACCCAATGCTGAGAATTATCCGGAGTTTATATCAGCAGATTATATGAGAATATATGGAGAACAAAAGTTCCTTGCCAAGGAACCCAGAATTGAAGCCATGAGAGCCATCTTGCCAGCCTATTGA
- the LOC131874560 gene encoding 1-aminocyclopropane-1-carboxylate oxidase-like isoform X1, with protein MAAITADAAAVPVIDMKKLNGEDRNIAMVEIDRACQQWGFFQLLNHGIPHSLLDKVQEIFKEYYKNSMDAQFQKSASVQMLNKALSEQDCSKIEADWEAGFFLQHSSHQPAIAAPALPADLKLIMDEFAEEMSRLADRMLGIMDENLGLEKGYLKKALSGKDSPFFGTKMCHYPPCPRPDIIDGLRSHTDAGGIILLLQDDKVDGLQVLKDGTWFDVQPMSHAIVIDIGDQLEVITNGKYKSMWHRVLAKTDGNRMSVASFYNPSSSAKVYPAPSLVTDIPNAENYPEFISADYMRIYGEQKFLAKEPRIEAMRAILPAY; from the exons ATGGCTGCTATTACTGCTGATGCTGCTGCTGTTCCAGTGATAGATATGAAGAAGTTGAATGGAGAAGATAGAAATATTGCCATGGTTGAGATTGACCGTGCGTGCCAACAGTGGGGATTTTTTCAG CTTCTGAACCATGGTATTCCACACAGTCTTTTAGATAAAGTGCAGGAAATTTTCAAGGAATATTACAAGAACTCCATGGATGCCCAGTTTCAAAAATCTGCTTCTGTCCAGATGCTGAATAAAGCTTTGTCTGAACAAGATTGCAGTAAAATAGAGGCTGACTGGGAAGCAGGATTCTTTCTCCAGCATTCCTCACATCAACCTGCTATTGCTGCTCCTGCTTTGCCTGCTGACTTGAA GTTAATCATGGATGAATTTGCAGAAGAAATGAGTAGATTGGCAGATAGAATGTTAGGCATAATGGATGAGAATCTGGGACTTGAGAAAGGCTATCTGAAAAAAGCTTTATCAGGAAAAGATAGCCCTTTCTTTGGCACAAAAATGTGTCACTACCCTCCATGCCCAAGGCCAGACATCATAGATGGCCTCCGATCTCACACAGATGCTGGTGGAATCATTTTGCTATTACAAGATGATAAAGTAGATGGTCTTCAAGTTCTCAAGGATGGAACCTGGTTTGATGTCCAACCAATGAGCCATGCAATTGTTATTGACATTGGAGATCAGTTGGAA GTTATTACAAATGGGAAATACAAAAGCATGTGGCATCGAGTACTTGCTAAAACAGATGGAAACAGAATGTCAGTGGCATCATTTTATaacccttcaagctctgcaaaagTATATCCAGCTCCTAGCCTCGTTACAGATATACCCAATGCTGAGAATTATCCGGAGTTTATATCAGCAGATTATATGAGAATATATGGAGAACAAAAGTTCCTTGCCAAGGAACCCAGAATTGAAGCCATGAGAGCCATCTTGCCAGCCTATTGA